Genomic window (Chitinophagales bacterium):
TATTAAAGACTGAATCATTTGTTCAAACAAATTGTTTTGTTGCATAAGTTAATATTTTATATTGCCTTTTTACAACTAACAATAATATATCAATCTTTATATAATAGATTAAGCGAACAAATTTCAATAAAGGCGACGCAAGATACACTATGCTCTGAAATAAAAAAAGCGTTGACTTAAAAAAGCCAACGCTAAACTGAGTGCTTGAAATATAATAATTTTAAAATCTAAAAATTCCGTATACTTGAATGCCTGTGTTGGCAGACCATTTATTATCTCCAGCAGGAATAATAGCATCTGTGCCAAAATAACCAGCATAATCATCGTTTATTAAGTCCATAAACCCTTGATTAATTCTAGCACCAACACCAATTCCTTTATTGGAAATAAATTCTAATCCTAAATTGGCACCTAAATCAAATCTATTGTAAAGGTTATTACCATCTGCATCTTCATAATCTTTACTCATCATATTAACTCCTTTTTTTTCATCAACTACATCTCCATTAGCATCTTCATGTGTTAATTTTGCTCTTGCAGCAGTAATAAATGAGGCATAAGGTCCTATATTTATATTGAAATTATCTCCAATATAAAACTTCATACTAATAGGAACTTCTACTTGATGTGTGTTTACTTTAAAAATTAGTTTTTCATTAGTTAATGGAACTGTTCCAGAGGTTCTAACTCCTTTGTTAGCATAACCAGCTTCTATATCTAAAGCAAAAACATCGCCAAATCTTTTTTCATAAGAAAAAGCAGCAAAGCCACCTACTTTCATTTTGTTTCTTACATCATTATAGCTGTTATCTTCTCCCATTAAAATAGAAGTTAAGCCAACACCTCCTTTTATGCCAAAGCCGCCATCGTTATCTCCTGCTTTAACTCCAAAAACGACTAGTTGCATAATTACTAGTAAACTCAATAATTTCTTCATATAACTGTTTTTTAGTTCTATTGCATCAAAATCAATACCAAAAGTACTTTTTGGCAGTTATATTATGAAAAATACTTATAAATAAGTAGGTTTTAAAGGTGATGCTGCTGAATAAGCTATAGATGCTGAAATAAGTTCAGCAAAATTAGAAATGTACCTTATTCCCTTTTATGGTTCGTGAGACACAAACCATGGCTTGGTGATAACAAGTGGAAATATAATAGATGCTGAAATGAATTCAGCAAAAGGTTGTTGAGACAAGTTCAGCAAAATTAGAAATGTACCTTATTCCCTTTTATGGTTCGTGAGACACAAACCATGGCTTGGTGCTAACAAGTGGAAACATAATAGATGCTGAAATGAATTCAGCAAGAGATTGCTGAAACAAGTTCAGCAAAATTAGAAATGTACCTTATTCCCTTTAATGGTTCGTGAGACACAAATCATGGCTTGGTGATAACAAGTGGAAATATAATATAGATGCTGAAATGAATTCAGCAAGTATTTAATGAGATACTTCGTTTCGTTACACTACACTCAGTATAGACGAACTGCTATTAAGGTTGTATAGTTTGTGTTATTCCGTTTGAGTGTGATTTAAACTCTGGTGCATACATACATTCTATACTTGTAATTCCTGATGAAAATGTTCCTGCAATGTTTGCTCTTAAATCATATTCAAAAACATAAATACCTTTGTTCATCCAATCTACAAAGAAATGTGTAGCAACATCTTTTGTAGTTTCATAATAACCTAAACCATCTTGCCATTTGTATTGCGACAATACATTGGTTGGCTCCATTCCTGCCGCTCTTAAATCTTTTAGATGTACATATTCTAGGTTTCTGTCGGTTCTTAATTCTATGCGAACAGTAATTAAATCGCCTACTTTAATTGGACTGTTGTCTGTAATTTCTTTTAAAATAGTGCCTTCGTTGGTTGTAACTTTTTTGAAATACTTTTTAGTGAGCTGTAAGTTAGTTTTAGCTCCAGTTATTTTATCTAAATCTTCGAAATATTGCCAATACACTGCACCCCAAGCTGGTCCATCATCTGTTTTCTTAAGTGTAATATTCGCCATTTCTGGTTTAATTTGATCTGCATTCCACGACATTTTATAGTAACCAGTTCCTGCTTCAACACCTAATTGTACATTGCTTTCATCAAATTTTTCATTGCCTACTTTTACTTCTACTAATTTGTTGTTGTTGATCCAATTGCTACCACTTAATAATAAGGCATAACAAGCTTCGGCAGTTGCTTTGGTGGTTTTCCAACTGGTAGTTTGTTTTTGTTTTAATAGCCAAACTTTTAATTCATCAACAGCTTTTTGATCTTTTGCTACTTCATTAAAAAACTCAATGATAATAGATTGCGTTTCTACTGGTGCTTGATACCAATACCAACCTGGATTTTCAACGGCTTTCCAATACATGCCCATTTCTTCTGAATGAATGGCTGTTTGTTTAAATGAAGTAATAATTTTATTAGCTAAAGTTGCTTCGTTGTTTCTATATAAAACCATACCTAACATAGCTTGCATATAGTAATCGTTCAAGTTAGCATTCCAATATTTTTTAGCTTGACCAAAGAAATAATCATATGCTTCTTTGTTTTGTTTTTTGATTTCAATATTGTTATAAAAAGAACGCATATACAAATAATGTATTACCATATTGGACAAATGATTTGAAGTCAAATAGTTTTTGTCGTATTTTTTTATGTCTTCAAAATCTTCTTTCATTCTATCATCTAAATACAAAACTGCTTTTTTGGTCATAGAACTTAAATCATCACTTTTAGTAATATCTAATACATTTAATTTTGATAGATGACCAATGCCTTCCATAATATATTGTGTGATATATCTATTTTCTGGCATACCTTTAAACCAGTAAAATCCACCATTTGAACTTTGCAGATTTTTAAGTTTATTAAATGCCTCTGCTTGTTCTTTCGACATTTTATCTAAATCGAACAATAAAGCAATTCTCTTTTTTTGTTCGGTTTCGTCTTGAGCTTCTCTAACCCAAGGAGATTCTTCTAATAATACATTTTTTAATTCTTGATTTTTTTCTAAGTTGCTTAACAATGCCTCTGAATTAGTTTCCTTCCATTTGTTAAACACATTTTGAATTCTTGGATTAGAATTAGCAATATAGCTTGCTAAAGTGTTGGCATAATATCTAGAAAACAATTGCTCTGCACACTCGTAAGGATATTCCATTAAATATGGTAATGCTTGTACTGCATACCACGCTGGATTGCTACTCATTTCTAGTGTATATTTTTGATTGGTAAGTGTAGTAGAAGTATTATTGGCTAATTTATCAAGTGTGTATTTTTTAGTAGATTTTCCAGTAATCCAAAGTGGTAAAGACTCTGTAACCAAAATTCTATTGCTTAATACAGGAATAGTATTGGCTTCTCCATCAGTGAAATTACCTGCTTTAGCACTTATTTCGTAAACAATAGCATCGATGTTTTCTGGAACACGAATTTGCCATTGCACTAGTGTATTTTGATTTGGTTTTACACTGAATTCAAATCTATTATTTTTAATTGCAAACTGTTGATTGATGGTTTCATTGGTCAGTGCATTTTTAATGTTGAGATACGCAAAGCCATTTAAAACAGTATCAGATAAGTTGGTAACTTTTGCTGTAAGTGTAAGCATATCACCTTGACGCATAAATCGTGGTCCGTTTGGCACTACCATTAAATCTTTTTGAGTGATAGTTGAATTTTCAAAAGAAATATATTTTAAATCTTCGGTATGTGCTAAACCTAAAAACTTCCATTTAGTTAAAGCTTCTGGCATAGTAAATGAAAAAACGACATCGCCAGCTTCATTAGTTTTTAATTGAGGAAAGAAGAATGCTGTTTCATTTAAATTAGTTCTGATATTTGGAATTGGTTCTTCTTGTTTTGGCTTATTTTCTACATCACCAAAATTTTTATCTTGAACACCATCTTCATCTTTTTCAATAGCACTTGGAGGTGGAGCAGTAGTAGGCACTGCTTCTTCTAAAGCCATTTCGTTTTCTTCTACTTGTATATTCATTTTAGCTGCTTCTTTTAAAGCATAGCCATTACCAGCAGCAGATTTGTAGTAGATATTATAACGATTCCATTGATTGAGTGTTAAGCCATACAAGTTTAAATTCTGATAGTAATAAGAAAGAAAACTCGTATATTTTCTAAAATCATCTGAAGTATACAAACTACCACTAATACTTCCAAAATCGAAACCAGAAAATGCATTTAAATTATAATTGTTATATTTATATGGTAAATATAAATTAAAACTATTGCTTGCAAATTCATCTAAAGAAGCATCGTACATAGCCGCTAATAATTCTGCATTTACTTTTTCTTTTTCAGGTCCTTTAATAGTAAGTTCCCACGATTCTTTTTGTCCAGGCAATAATTTATCTCTAAATGTTTTCCATTCTACTTGTAATTGATTGCTTTTATATGGAATATAAGCTGCTTCTTTTCCAGCATAATATCTATTATTAAATATCATATAATAAACAATTTCTATTTTTTTACCTCTATCTTCTTCTTTAATCGTTGGAATAGAAAAGGTTTTAATTTCGTTGTTTAAGTATAAATGATGTTCTGCCAAAAGTTTATCGTCCATTTTAACTATTGCTACGATATATGCTTTTTGTAGTGATGTACCAATTTTGTAAGTCAATACTTCGTTAGGTTGTACTGTTGTTTTATTGAGTGTAACACTAATAAAATCTTTTGGATTAAGTGTAGTTGCATTTGGATTAGATACTACAAATGCTTTGCTGAATTTAATTTCTTGTCCTGATTTATCTAAACAAGAAAAGTTTAGTTTAT
Coding sequences:
- a CDS encoding PorT family protein; protein product: MKKLLSLLVIMQLVVFGVKAGDNDGGFGIKGGVGLTSILMGEDNSYNDVRNKMKVGGFAAFSYEKRFGDVFALDIEAGYANKGVRTSGTVPLTNEKLIFKVNTHQVEVPISMKFYIGDNFNINIGPYASFITAARAKLTHEDANGDVVDEKKGVNMMSKDYEDADGNNLYNRFDLGANLGLEFISNKGIGVGARINQGFMDLINDDYAGYFGTDAIIPAGDNKWSANTGIQVYGIFRF
- a CDS encoding alpha-2-macroglobulin, coding for MSRISAQNNSTNMYDKDWTAVTALENEGKMQDALSKVQDILKQAKTDNNNAQIIKANLYKYKYKQTLEEDAEWKIVNEINTDIENSKDIEKAILHSIQAELLYQYYQNNSWKFINRTQTEEIQSNDFRTWDLKTLFNEISKHYVASLEPKQILQTTGTETIKSLLTNINYNNVDKKEFIDKNLNLRPTIYDLLAHRAIDFFNNDNSDLTEPANAFAIDNEIYFSTATNFVQLPIQAENSNDRLSNAMHIFQDLLKFRLADKNNLDALADADRKRLQFVRDHYFDKDKNNDLYFEAQQRIANEYKNTTIAALIQSEVARTIYNKAQENKENNPYTATQALDLCEATIKQYPNTFGSYNCQALIEEIKAKALSINVAEVLPINTTDKLFVSYKNINKIYLKWAKINFNDKDKIFEKNYKDPEDIVLQRLNKIAATNSWQQNIPNPEDYKNHSVEVQLNTPKNNGYFVLMVANNPEFAIKGNEQAVAVVPMFISDISFTTQKEEESKINVFVVDRKSGYPLKEAKVSIYEKKYDYDKRKYIKTEIANIITDKNGFASQTIFSNETKNYYNSKSIFFDICYKEDFLSSDNSVYLYKYKENAPLKTEKANIFTDRAIYRPGQIIYFKGICYSTLDGNNELLKDKTVKVVFYDANQQKIAEQDLVTNQFGSITGTFTAPTTGMLGSMTIKALNEWHSIRVEEYKRPKFEVDFDTIKSSYNVYDTVAIKGFAKSYSGAMVDGAKVTYTIKRKTQMPIWYWWSWRRPWFNQEEKIITTGTTTTDENGSYTIQFVAEPDLSVAKKHAPYFNYEIIVDVTDINGETRSNTTTVKVGYLAIDAFVDLPENLSIDKDNIIQVKTNNLNGYAEPTDVKITIQELKAPNNPKEKRYWEQPDQFLLTQAEHDKIYPYQIYKDENLYENYEVLKTVKSYAFNTGNQTAINILKDELPAGIYKLNFSCLDKSGQEIKFSKAFVVSNPNATTLNPKDFISVTLNKTTVQPNEVLTYKIGTSLQKAYIVAIVKMDDKLLAEHHLYLNNEIKTFSIPTIKEEDRGKKIEIVYYMIFNNRYYAGKEAAYIPYKSNQLQVEWKTFRDKLLPGQKESWELTIKGPEKEKVNAELLAAMYDASLDEFASNSFNLYLPYKYNNYNLNAFSGFDFGSISGSLYTSDDFRKYTSFLSYYYQNLNLYGLTLNQWNRYNIYYKSAAGNGYALKEAAKMNIQVEENEMALEEAVPTTAPPPSAIEKDEDGVQDKNFGDVENKPKQEEPIPNIRTNLNETAFFFPQLKTNEAGDVVFSFTMPEALTKWKFLGLAHTEDLKYISFENSTITQKDLMVVPNGPRFMRQGDMLTLTAKVTNLSDTVLNGFAYLNIKNALTNETINQQFAIKNNRFEFSVKPNQNTLVQWQIRVPENIDAIVYEISAKAGNFTDGEANTIPVLSNRILVTESLPLWITGKSTKKYTLDKLANNTSTTLTNQKYTLEMSSNPAWYAVQALPYLMEYPYECAEQLFSRYYANTLASYIANSNPRIQNVFNKWKETNSEALLSNLEKNQELKNVLLEESPWVREAQDETEQKKRIALLFDLDKMSKEQAEAFNKLKNLQSSNGGFYWFKGMPENRYITQYIMEGIGHLSKLNVLDITKSDDLSSMTKKAVLYLDDRMKEDFEDIKKYDKNYLTSNHLSNMVIHYLYMRSFYNNIEIKKQNKEAYDYFFGQAKKYWNANLNDYYMQAMLGMVLYRNNEATLANKIITSFKQTAIHSEEMGMYWKAVENPGWYWYQAPVETQSIIIEFFNEVAKDQKAVDELKVWLLKQKQTTSWKTTKATAEACYALLLSGSNWINNNKLVEVKVGNEKFDESNVQLGVEAGTGYYKMSWNADQIKPEMANITLKKTDDGPAWGAVYWQYFEDLDKITGAKTNLQLTKKYFKKVTTNEGTILKEITDNSPIKVGDLITVRIELRTDRNLEYVHLKDLRAAGMEPTNVLSQYKWQDGLGYYETTKDVATHFFVDWMNKGIYVFEYDLRANIAGTFSSGITSIECMYAPEFKSHSNGITQTIQP